Proteins from one Oscillatoria nigro-viridis PCC 7112 genomic window:
- the murB gene encoding UDP-N-acetylmuramate dehydrogenase, producing MVTISNDSSVKDNRRVYSPISLRGTDCKINSQVSLAGLTSFRVGGPAEWYVAPRSMEALQASFAWAHDEGVPVTLLGAGSNLLVSDRGLSGLVVGTRYLKQVNFNAETGQLTAGAGESIPRLAWLAAKRGWKGLEWAVGIPGTVGGAVVMNAGAHRGCTADILVNARVLSPGGKVEILTPQELEYRYRTSVLQGGDRLVTEATFQLQPGFDRSQVMAETNDHFSQRRTTQPYHLPSCGSVFRNPGPKTAGWFIEQAGLKGYQIGGAQVAQRHANFILNCGSATANDIFQVIRHVQQQVEQRWSLLLEPEVRILGEFPF from the coding sequence ATGGTGACTATCTCGAATGACTCCTCTGTTAAGGACAATCGGCGAGTGTATTCTCCTATTTCTTTGCGGGGAACTGATTGCAAGATTAACTCCCAAGTTTCCCTGGCGGGGCTGACTTCCTTCCGAGTCGGCGGCCCGGCCGAGTGGTACGTTGCTCCCCGCAGTATGGAGGCTTTGCAAGCGAGTTTTGCCTGGGCACACGATGAAGGGGTGCCGGTGACTCTGCTGGGTGCCGGTTCTAATTTGTTGGTGAGCGATCGGGGTTTGTCCGGTTTGGTCGTCGGCACTCGCTACCTCAAACAGGTGAATTTTAATGCAGAAACAGGTCAACTTACAGCGGGGGCTGGGGAGTCAATTCCCCGCCTCGCTTGGTTGGCGGCTAAACGGGGCTGGAAAGGCCTAGAATGGGCCGTCGGCATACCGGGTACCGTGGGAGGGGCTGTGGTGATGAATGCAGGCGCTCACAGAGGCTGTACTGCTGATATTCTGGTCAACGCTCGCGTCCTATCCCCTGGCGGCAAGGTGGAAATTCTGACTCCCCAAGAGTTGGAGTACCGCTACCGGACTTCGGTGCTGCAAGGGGGCGATCGGCTAGTAACAGAAGCGACTTTCCAATTACAGCCGGGATTCGACCGATCGCAAGTAATGGCAGAAACTAATGACCATTTCAGCCAGCGGCGGACAACTCAACCTTACCACTTACCGAGCTGCGGCTCAGTCTTCCGCAACCCCGGCCCCAAGACGGCAGGTTGGTTCATCGAACAAGCGGGACTGAAGGGATATCAGATCGGCGGGGCACAAGTAGCTCAGCGCCATGCTAATTTTATTCTTAACTGCGGGTCGGCAACGGCCAATGATATTTTTCAAGTGATCCGCCACGTTCAACAGCAAGTCGAGCAGCGGTGGTCGCTGTTGTTGGAGCCAGAAGTTAGAATACTGGGAGAGTTTCCCTTCTAA
- the nadD gene encoding nicotinate (nicotinamide) nucleotide adenylyltransferase → MGKIAILGGTFDPVHWGHVLVAETAASQFALDRVIWVPDRSPPHKWRPDLASFEQRREMLALAIADRPDFLISPPEANPSESSFAIDTLLYLQKLYPGDRRWYWIIGSDALLTLPKWHRCGEIARLCDWLVAPRPTQGDRVTAESGEIGGLSEWGDSPGGKPLDAAGDRMQVQANAVGRRVAEQMALLDVEIRWEVLSMAAIEISSSHIRRCCAERIDLRYLVPEVVGTYIAAHQLYQ, encoded by the coding sequence ATGGGGAAAATAGCGATTTTGGGGGGGACTTTTGACCCGGTTCACTGGGGTCACGTGTTGGTAGCCGAGACGGCTGCGAGTCAATTTGCTCTCGATCGAGTCATTTGGGTACCGGATCGCTCTCCTCCTCACAAGTGGCGCCCGGATTTGGCAAGTTTTGAGCAGCGGCGGGAAATGCTCGCTTTGGCGATCGCCGATCGCCCAGACTTCCTAATTTCGCCACCGGAGGCAAATCCCTCCGAGAGTTCTTTTGCGATCGACACCCTGCTGTATTTGCAAAAATTGTATCCCGGCGATCGTCGCTGGTACTGGATTATTGGCAGTGACGCACTCCTTACTCTCCCCAAATGGCACCGGTGCGGCGAAATTGCCCGGTTGTGCGACTGGTTGGTGGCCCCGCGTCCGACTCAGGGAGATCGAGTGACAGCAGAAAGCGGGGAGATTGGGGGACTGTCCGAGTGGGGAGATAGTCCGGGTGGAAAACCCCTTGATGCCGCGGGCGACAGGATGCAGGTTCAGGCAAATGCTGTGGGCCGGCGAGTTGCCGAACAAATGGCTCTTTTGGACGTGGAAATTCGCTGGGAGGTGCTGTCGATGGCGGCGATCGAGATTTCGTCGAGCCACATCCGCCGCTGCTGCGCCGAAAGGATCGACCTCCGCTACTTAGTCCCGGAAGTTGTCGGGACTTATATTGCAGCCCATCAGCTTTACCAGTAA
- a CDS encoding YbaB/EbfC family nucleoid-associated protein, which produces MTKSGQGFGFGLGKMKELTEAFKKAQQVQEGAKKLQEELDVMEIEGTAGGGLVKVFLSGNQEPRRVEISPDALGEGAEVVSELVTVAMQDAYAKSTMTMREKMEELTGGLNLPGFG; this is translated from the coding sequence ATGACGAAATCAGGACAAGGATTTGGCTTCGGCCTGGGAAAAATGAAAGAACTGACTGAAGCTTTCAAAAAAGCTCAGCAGGTTCAAGAAGGAGCTAAAAAGCTCCAAGAAGAGTTGGATGTCATGGAAATTGAGGGAACTGCCGGCGGCGGCTTGGTCAAGGTTTTTCTCAGCGGCAACCAAGAACCCCGCCGCGTGGAAATCTCGCCGGATGCCCTCGGTGAAGGTGCTGAGGTGGTTTCTGAACTCGTCACGGTGGCGATGCAGGATGCTTACGCTAAGTCTACGATGACGATGCGGGAGAAAATGGAAGAACTCACCGGTGGACTAAATCTCCCCGGTTTCGGTTAG
- the murC gene encoding UDP-N-acetylmuramate--L-alanine ligase, translating into MPSSVDFSGKPFHFIGIGGIGMSALAYILAKRKLPVYGSDIKSSHITERLQGMGAHIFWSQDASNFELFQTALNGSNPDCGQQERAVSSAVAGTVGTSVATAKALQLNGNGSSAQAIPGLPQVVCSTAIHPANAEYRAALDLGCPIFHRSDVLAALIQDYQSIAVAGTHGKTTTSSLIGFMLMAAGLDPTIVVGGEVNAWEGNARLGEGHYLVAEADESDGSLVKLVAKIGIVTNVELDHPDHYDTLDQVIDTFKVFAQNCQTLVGCIDDQIVKDCLHPHVSYSLQPDSGADYTASDVEYGAESTKARIWERGAFLGEMELKLLGTHNLSNALAAVAVGRLLGLEFSAIAKAIAGFEGARRRFEVRGFHNDILFVDDYAHHPSEIRVTLAAARLRIEGSEKNPRSRRVVAIFQPHRYSRTLTFLPEFAQSFGDADLVVACDIYSAGEPNLGEISGQQVADLIAKEGGKVEFAPSLESVTQFLTKNLQPGDLALFLGAGNLNQIIPEVMAFYQQADRPD; encoded by the coding sequence ATGCCGAGTTCTGTTGATTTTAGCGGTAAACCATTTCATTTCATCGGCATTGGTGGGATTGGGATGTCAGCCCTTGCCTACATTCTAGCTAAACGCAAGTTGCCTGTGTACGGCTCCGACATTAAATCGAGTCACATAACCGAGCGCTTGCAAGGAATGGGAGCTCATATTTTTTGGAGTCAAGACGCCAGCAATTTTGAACTATTTCAAACGGCCCTTAACGGTAGCAATCCCGACTGCGGGCAACAGGAAAGGGCCGTATCCTCGGCAGTGGCGGGTACGGTAGGGACTTCGGTTGCGACAGCCAAAGCTCTGCAATTGAACGGCAACGGTTCAAGCGCCCAAGCAATTCCGGGATTGCCTCAAGTAGTATGTTCGACGGCTATTCACCCAGCCAATGCCGAATATCGAGCAGCTTTAGATTTGGGCTGTCCGATTTTTCATCGATCGGATGTGTTGGCAGCGTTAATTCAAGATTACCAAAGCATAGCCGTAGCCGGGACTCACGGCAAAACTACTACTAGCAGCTTAATCGGTTTCATGCTGATGGCAGCAGGTCTAGACCCGACCATCGTAGTAGGAGGCGAAGTAAATGCTTGGGAAGGCAATGCCCGTTTGGGGGAAGGCCACTACTTAGTGGCAGAGGCTGATGAGTCCGACGGTTCTCTCGTTAAGCTGGTAGCCAAAATTGGCATAGTGACGAATGTCGAACTGGATCATCCAGACCATTACGATACCCTCGACCAGGTAATAGACACATTTAAGGTGTTTGCCCAAAACTGTCAAACCTTGGTGGGCTGCATAGACGACCAAATCGTCAAAGACTGCCTTCACCCTCATGTCAGTTATAGCTTGCAGCCGGACAGCGGTGCTGACTACACGGCTTCGGACGTGGAGTACGGGGCCGAAAGCACCAAGGCCCGGATTTGGGAGCGAGGAGCTTTCCTGGGGGAAATGGAGTTGAAGTTGTTGGGCACACACAATCTCAGCAATGCACTAGCTGCGGTAGCAGTGGGCCGATTGTTGGGGTTAGAGTTTTCGGCGATTGCCAAAGCGATTGCTGGCTTTGAAGGAGCTCGCCGCCGTTTTGAGGTGCGGGGTTTTCACAATGACATCCTGTTTGTGGACGACTACGCCCACCATCCTAGCGAAATTCGTGTCACCTTGGCCGCGGCTCGCTTGCGTATCGAAGGTAGCGAAAAAAATCCCAGATCCCGAAGAGTGGTTGCAATTTTTCAACCCCACCGTTACAGCCGGACTCTGACATTTTTGCCAGAATTTGCTCAATCTTTTGGGGATGCTGATTTGGTTGTGGCTTGCGATATTTATAGTGCTGGGGAACCGAATTTAGGAGAGATTAGCGGGCAGCAGGTTGCTGATTTGATTGCTAAAGAAGGCGGAAAGGTTGAGTTTGCGCCTTCCCTGGAGTCAGTCACTCAGTTTTTAACCAAAAATCTGCAACCGGGGGATTTGGCTCTGTTTTTGGGCGCTGGTAATCTGAATCAGATTATTCCAGAAGTTATGGCTTTTTATCAACAAGCCGATCGCCCCGATTAG
- a CDS encoding low molecular weight protein-tyrosine-phosphatase, protein MTKLLFVCLGNICRSPSAENIMNHLIEQAGLSDRITCDSAGTASYHVGSPPDRRMALAARKRDIELLGEARQFTRKDFENFDLILAMDRDNYRNILALDPAGKYKDKVRLMCDFCQKYDLKEVPDPYYGGPEGFDRVIDLLLDASEGLLEYVVSLKKLTVGGQQSI, encoded by the coding sequence ATGACTAAATTATTATTTGTCTGCCTCGGAAATATCTGCCGATCGCCCTCAGCAGAAAATATTATGAATCACTTAATTGAACAAGCTGGTTTGAGCGATCGCATCACCTGCGATTCGGCGGGAACTGCTAGCTATCACGTTGGCAGCCCCCCTGACAGGCGGATGGCATTGGCGGCGCGGAAGCGAGACATTGAATTGCTAGGTGAAGCCCGCCAATTTACCAGGAAAGATTTTGAAAATTTTGATTTGATTCTGGCCATGGATCGGGACAATTATCGCAATATTCTTGCCCTGGACCCGGCTGGAAAGTATAAAGATAAAGTGCGGCTGATGTGCGATTTTTGCCAGAAATACGACCTTAAAGAAGTGCCAGATCCTTACTACGGTGGCCCGGAGGGATTCGATCGAGTAATTGATTTGCTGCTGGACGCTTCCGAGGGTTTGTTGGAGTACGTTGTCAGTCTAAAAAAATTAACAGTTGGCGGTCAGCAATCAATTTAA